DNA sequence from the Halococcus salsus genome:
GACGGTGTAGCCGAGGTCGGCGAAGATCGATCTGGCCTCCTCGGACGGGGTCGTGGTAACAGTCCCCATGAGCCAGCACTACGATAGCGGTCGTGATAAGTGTTCGCGTGGGGTGGGATTTGGGCGGTCACTCGTGGGCGGCGTCCCACTCGTCGGGTTTCTTGATGTTGGCACAGCCGTTGCACTTGATCCGCCCCATCGCGTCCATCGCGTTGTCGAAACTGGCGCAGTTGCTACAGAAGTAGCCCCACCGGCTCTCGCCGGCTTCGTCGGCGTACGCGGCGAAGAACGGTCCCTTCGACCCCCGCTCGGCCTCCGTGCGGTCGACGTAGAGGGTCCGCCCGCCGGCGGTCGTCGTCGCGTCCATGTCCCGATCCGGGCCCCGACGTTCAAGTGACTGCTGGGTTCGCTCGTTCGCGGGATAGAAAGATTGAGGCCACCAGCCCCACTGGGTTCGGGGAATGAGTCTGGTCGTCGTGCCGGTTCGGTATCCGTTGAGCGAACACTCCCGCCGAACGCTCCGGACCGCGATCGACGTCGCCGAGGAGCGCGACGCCAACCTCAGCGTGCTCCACATCGACCTCTATCAGGCGAGCCAACGGGTCACCCAGGCCGAGCTGAAGCGCGCGGTCGAACGCGAGTTCGGTCGGCTCCCGAACGCACGCTACGCGGTTCGGACGGGGTTCCTCGTCGAGGAGACCATCCTCGACGAAGTCGCCACCGAAGGGGCCGACGTCGTGGTGATCGGCCGAAAGCAGACCAGCCGGTGGCGGCGGATGATACGGCGGGTCACCGACGAACCCGACGTCGCTCGATTCCTCCGGAACCAGCTCGACTGCGACGTCGTCACCGCCCCGCGAAAGGAGTGATCGGTCGTGGACGCATCGGCCGTGGACGAGCTACTGTAGCCCGCCGGGACCACCGGGGTCGCCAGGGCTACGTCCCCCATCGCGGAACCGCGGCTCGTCGTCCTCGTCGAACACCACGTGGGTGTGCGGGTAGGGGAACTCCACGCCCGCCCCGCCGAACGCCTCCCAGACGTTCTCCTGCACCCCCGAGCGCACTGTCAGGAGTTTGTACGGCTCCTTCACCCAGTAGCGGAGGGTCAACAACACGCCGTTGTCGGCGAACTCGTTGATGTAGCACGTCGGCGCGGCGGGATAGCGTGCGCTCCCGATCCGGATGTCCGGGCCGCCGCGGATCACGCTGTCGACGTCGCGGGCCGAGCGCTCGATCAGGTCGCGCGCCACGTCGAGGTCGCCCTCGTAGGTCACGAGGATGTCGAGCGAGAGCCTGGTCCGTGGGTCCTCGGCCGAGTAGTTGATCACGTCGCGCTCGCGGATCGTGCCGTTCGGGATCACGAGGAAGGTGTTGTCGAGCGTGAAGATCTTGGTGTACTGGAAGGTGATGTCCTCGACGAACCCCCTCGTCCCCCCGTCGGTGTCGACGATCTCGATCATGTCGCCGATCTCGTAGGACTGGTCGGTGAGGACGAACAGCCCGCTGACGAACCCACCGAGGATCGGCGAGATCACGACCGCGACCGCGGCCGTGAGCACCGTCACCGAGAGGAAGATGTTGTCGAGCCCCACGCCGAGGAAGCCCGCCGCGATCAGGAGCGCGAAGAACATCACGACGGCGCGTATCGTCCGTAGGACCGCTCGACTCACGCTCGGTCGACGGAACCGACGGGCGACACGGCGACCGAGGAGTTCGACGAGCCGCTTCGAGCCGTACCACGCGAGGACGAGCACGACGACCGCGAGCACCAACTGGATAGTCCACGGGGGAACCCAGCCCGGCAGCAACTCCTGGACGAAGTCGACGGTCTGCTCGGAACCCTGCTGGAGGCTGCTCGAGTTGTTCTCCTCGGTGGCGTTCGTGACCGCCGTCGGGAGGCCCGTCTGCAGCACCGCTGACAGTACCCAGCTCATCACGACTCCCGCCTCCATACCCTCGGCAACCTGTCGTAGCGAAAAAAGGTTGCGAACCCACCTTTCGGGCCCCACCTTTTGCTGCGCTCGCCTTCGGCTCGCTGGCAAAATGTGGATCAAAAGCGCTGCGCGCTCCCGTTGGTCGCCCTCGCGCCCGCTCACTCACTTCGTTCGTTCGCGGTAGGACCACTGACACCTCCGCAACCGCACGGCACCGCAGAAGCCCTCGCACTCCCTTCGGTCGTGCTCGCCCTTCATCCTCCAGGCCCGCACCGCTCCCGCAACGGCACCGTGCCATCGCACCGCGGCCCGTTCGCTTCGCGCCAAGAACCATCTATCACTGCCCACCGTGACGAGTGCTGACGTGCTACGCTCCGGCAAAACGGTCGCGGAAAGTCGGGTTTTTGCGTCTCCAACGGCGACCGAGAGCCAGTGACAGAAACGGGAGGAGGATCCCTGAAACTCTTCAAAAACAGGGAATTCGTTGCATTGGCAAGCACCGCGTTCGCGCGGAGCCAGGCCTACTCCACCATCCTGATCGCGCTCGCGCTCTATGCGGACCTCTTCCAGACCTCGGGCACCGTCGAGGGGCTGTTCGGGACGGCGTTCGCGCTGATCCAGCTCATCGTCGTCCTCCCGCTCGGGCGGCTGGTCGACACCCACAACGCCAAACACTTCCTGCTGGCCGGGCTCGGGGTCAACGTCCTCGCGTTCGTCGGGTTCGCGCTCGTCGGCAACGCGACCGACGTGATCCTCGTCCGGATCCTCCAGGGAGCGGGTGCGAGCCTCCTCTGGATCACCGGCTCGGCGGTGGTCGGCGAACTCAGCCCCGACGCCGAGCGCGGCCGGTGGCTCGGGACCTACAACCAGGTCGCGGCGTTCTCGAGCCTCGCGGGCGACGTCGTCGGTGGCTTGCTCCTGTTCACCTACGGCTTCACGCTCACCTACGCGGTGCTCTCGGTGGTCACGATCCTCGCGACCCTCACCGTCTTCGCCTACCTCCGGGACAATCCCGGTGGGAAAACCGACCCCGAGGAAGCCACCGGGACCGAAACCCTCCGGACCCTCCTCGACCGGACCGCGGTCCGCGCGCTCGTGGTCTTTCGCCTGGGATTCGGCTTCGGGAAGATGGCCGTCATCACTTTTCTGCCGATCTACGCCCACACCGAGTTCGGGATGAACCCGCTGTTCGTCGCGGCGATCCTCGCCGGCGGCAAACTCACCAAGACCCTCTTTCAGGGTGTCGTCGGCGGCTACACCGACCGCGTCGGGCACAAACACCACTTCGTCGTGGCGGGCGCGCTGGTCTACGCGGTCGGCACCGCGATGATCCCCTTCGCGGGGAGCGCGGCCAGCGTCCTCCCCGGCCTCTCGTTCGCGGTGTTCGGTGAATCGGTCCGGCTCGCGCCGGCCTTCTTCGTGCTGTTCGCCGCCTACGCCGTGATCGGCGTGGCCGACAGCCTCCGGCTCCCGGCGAGCATGGCGCTGTTCGTCGAGGAGGGCGAGCACTTCGGTGCGGTCGCCGCAAGCCTCTCGCTCCGCTCGGTCGCCTGGAAGGTCGGCGAGGTGATCGGCCCGTTCACCGTCGGCGTGCTCTGGGACGCCACCTCGGTGTTCGTCGCCTTCTTCGTCGCCGCCGGCCTCATCGTCGTCGCCACCGGCGTCTTCGTCGCGCTCTACAGCGTCGACCCGACACCCGCGCGGAGTCCAGTGCCCAGCGACTGAGACGGTCCCCACCCGGGGCACGGCTGGTCGACGACTTACCTACCGGCTCCCGTCGACACCGCCGTTCACGTCGATACCCGTACGTTTAAAACGGCTGACTGACCAAATAGTCAACGTGACTCCCGAACTCATGAAACCGTTCCTTGAGACCGACCGGCCGCCCGAACGTGGGGTGGTCGGATGAGATTGTTCGATACCGACCGACGAGTGCTCACCCTCGCGTTCGCGCGGATGGCGGACTCGATCGGGAACTCGTTTCTGATCATCGTTCTGCCGCTCTACATCGGGAGCGGCGTCGTCACCGGTCAGACGTTCGGCCTGGGCGTCGCGCTGGTCACGGGGATCATCCTCTCGGCGTTCGGCTTCTTCAGCACCGCCCTCCAGCCGATCGCGGGCTACCTCTCCGACCGCACCGGCAGCCGCCGGATCTTCATCGTCATCGGGCTGTTGATCCTCACGGTCGCGAACTTCGTCTACTCGCTCGCCGACAGCTACGCGCTGATGCTCGTGATCCGCGGGCTCCAGGGTATCGGTGTCGCGATCACGATCCCGTCGACGGTCGCGCTGGTCAACGAGGTCACCACGGACGACTCGCGCGGCGGCGACATGGGCATTTTCAACACCTTCCGGTTCGTGGGCTTCGCCGCCGGACCGATCCTCGCCGGAAGCGTCGTCAACGGCGGCCCCTACCGGGTCGTCGGCCTCGCGATGACGGGCTTCGAGGCCGCCTTCTACATCGCGGCCCTCGGCTCGCTGATCGGCGCGGTGCTCATCATGCTGTTCGTCGAGGACCCACATCCCGACGAACAGGACGCGGAGGCGGGCAGTGACCTCGGATTCGCGGTCTTCGACCACGACCACGACACCCTGATCGACCCCGTCTTCGCGCTCGGGCTCGCGCTCCTCACCGTGGCGATCGGCATCGCGCTGATCGAACCGCTCCAGACGGACATCAACAACCACCTCGACCAGGGCGCACAGCTGTTCAGCATCGAGTTCTCCGCGTTCATCGTAGCGCAGGTGTTCCTCCAGACGCCGATCGGCACCGCGAGCGACCGCTACGGCCGCCGACCGTTCATCCTCGGCGGACTGATCGTGCTCGTGCCGGCGATGCTCGCCCAGGGCCTCGTGACGACCCCGATCGGGATGATCGCCACGCGACTCGTCCAGGGCGCGGCGGCCGCGACCGCCTTCGCGCCCGGCTTCGCGCTCGCCGGTGACATCGCCCAGGGCGGGAACTCCGGGACGACCTTCTCGGTGCTGACGATGGCCTTCACGCTCGGGACCGCCATCGGCCCGCTGCTCGCGGGCTACCTCATCAGCTTCGGCTACGTCGTCCCGTTCGCCTTCGGAGCCGTCCTCTCGGCGCTCGGCGCGCTCCTCGTCTACTCACAGGTCGAGGAGACCCACGCGACCACCGCCGGAACCCCGGGCGGCGGGCAACCGACGAGCCAGGACTGAGCCCGGTCAGAACAGGTCTTCTGCGACGAGCCGGTCGACCGCTTCCCGAAGCCGTTCCTCGCTGTTCGCGTACGAGAACCGCGCGTAGCCCGGCGTCCCGAACGCGCTGCCGGGCACCGTGGCGACGTGGGCGTCGTCGATCGCGGCCTCGCACCACGCGGAGTCGTCTTCGTCTACTGGCACCATCATGTAGAACGCCCCTTCGGGGGCCGACACCTCGACCCCGTGGTCGGCGAGCAGATCCACGAGGAGGTCGCGGCGCTCCTCGAAGGCCTCGGCCATCTCCACAACTGCATCGTCGGTGTTCGTGATGGCCTCGACCCCGGCGCGCTGGGTGAAGTTCGCGGCCGAGGAGACCGAGTGCGACTGGACCTTGCTCGCCTGGGAGATCAGGTTCTCGGGCGCGGCGAGGTAGCCGAGCCGCCAGCCGGTCATCGAGTAGGCCTTCGAGAAACCGTTGATCGTCACTGTACGGCTCGCCATCCCATCGAGGCTTCCGAGGCTCACCGGGTCGACACCGTAGGTGATCTCCTTGTAGATCTCGTCGGAGATCACGGTGATGTCGTGTTCGACCGCGAGGTCGCGGACGCCGCGGAGCGCCTCGTCCGAGAACACTGCGCCCGAGGGGTTCGACGGCGAGTTCACGACGAGCAGCTCCGTTTCGTCCGAGACCGTCTCGGCGAGTTCGGGGAGCGCGGGTTCGAGCTGGAAGTCGTGGGCCGCGAGGTCGACCCGCGAGAGCGACCCGCCGGCGAGCTTCACCATCGCCTCGTAGGAGACCCACGCGGGGTCGAGCAGGCAGACCTCGTCCTCGTCGTCGATGAGGCTCTGGAAGGTCTCGAAGAGCGCCTGCTTGCCACCCGGCGTGACGATGACGTCGTCGGCCGTGTAGTCGAGCCCATCACCCTGGAGCTTCTCGGCGATCGCCTCGCGGAGTTCGGGCACGCCGTTCGTGGGTGCGTAGCCCGTGTAGCCCGCGTCCATCGCGTCCTTTCCGGCCTCGACGACGTTTTCGGGGGTGGGGAAGTCGGGCTCGCCGACGCTGAGGTCGACCACGTCGACCCCGTCGGCTTCGAGTTCGCTCGCGGCGTCGCTGATCGCGAGGGTGGCGCTCGGCTCGACGCGCTCGACCCGGTCGGCGAAGTTCATGCTCATGCCAGGGCCTCCAGTTGGTCGAGCGCGCTGTCGACGGCTTCGGCACCCTTGCCGGTCCGCTCGCGCGCCTCCGCCATGCTCATGTCGGGCCCCAGGATCCCGAGCGAGACGGGGGTGTCGCGGTCGAGACTCACGTCCATCAGTGCTTGCGCGGCCGTTCGGACGATCACGTCGTCGTGGTCGGTGTCGCCCGAGACCACCGGTCCGAGCACACAGACGGCCTCGATGGCGTCCTTCCGGGCGAGGCGGTCGGCGGCGAGCGGGGTATCGTACGCACCCGGTACCGGTATCGTCTCTTCGATCTCGGCCCCGCGGTCGTCGGCGGCCCCGCGTGCGCTCCGTTCCATCTCCGCGGCGAGTTCGTCGTAGAACTGCGCGATAACCAATCCCAAACTGGGCATACTCGCCGGGTCGCGAGCGCCCCTCAAAGACCTACCGCTCCAGTCCCACGCGGCGTGAAGTTGCTGAGACCGGGACACGAGATCGTTTCAAACCGAAACAAGCAGAACGATTGCCTGTTATTTACTTGTATGCCAACCGTTCGGACGAACGGGATTCGGACGTACTACGAGGACTCTGGTGACGGCCCGCCGGTCGTGTTTCTCCACGGTGCGATGAGCGACCATCGAATCTGGGCTGAACGGATGCAACCGCTCGCTACCGACTATCGGATCGTTGTCTACGACCTCAGAGGCCACGGCCGCACCGGCGGCTCCGAACGTAACTCTTACTCGATCGATCTGTATGCCGAGGACCTTCACGCGCTCGTCGAAGCTCTGAATCTCGATCGACCGGCGGTCTGTGGTCTCTCGCTGGGCGGGATGATCGCACAGGCGTATGCGGCCAACTATCCGAACGAGATCAGTGCGTTGTGTACGTTCGGGACACGCACGCCGACCATTCTGTCGCGCGGGGAGTGGGTCGAGCGCCGAGGGATCCCGAAACTCGCGGATGCGCTCTCCCCTTTCCTCGACCCGGATCGCCTCTGGAACGTACTGGATATGTACTACGAACGGCGATACGGAGAGGAGGCGATCGGCGACCTCGAAGCGGCGGAACGACTCCAGCGAAGCCACGCTGCGGAATTCCCCGAAGTACATGAAGAGGAGTTGGCGAAGATCGACGACGTGCTCGCGTCGTATCCGTCGGTCTCCCTCGACCACTCGTCGATCACCGTTCCGTCGTTGCTCATGTACGGGGAACGAGAGACGGAGAGCGCTATCCGTCACGCCGGATACATGGCAACCGAGATTCCCGACGCCGAGACCCGTGGGATACCGAACGCCGGCCACAACTCACACGTCGACAATCCAGAGTTCATCATCGAGTCACTTCGTGAGTTCTTCGCGACGGCTGTCGAGTGACGGCCGGCGACCCCAAACGAAACACTCCTATTCCATCCCCGAGGTCCAACGGGCATGGCATCGACCGACGGCACCGCCTCCCGTCAGCGTGCCGGCCGCGGCCGTCGGGTCGTCTTCGCCGTCGTCGCCATCGCCCTCCTCGGGCTCCTCGCCCGACTCGCCTTCCTCGGCGACCGCACCGCCCACTGGGACGAGGCTCGCGTCGCCTACTGGACGCTCCACTACCTCGATACTGGGTTGTTCGAGTACCAGCCTATCATCCACGGGCCGTTCCTCCAGCAGGTCAATCGAGCCGTGTTCGCGGTGCTCGGCCCGAACGACTTCACGATGCGGCTGGTCGTCGCGCTCCTCGGCGCTGGCCTCCCGCTCGTCGCGCTCTGCTTTCGCGAGCGCCTCTCGGGTGTCGAAACCGTCGCGCTCGCCGGCTTCCTCGCGTTCGACCCGCTCGTGCTCTACTACTCGCGGTTCATGCGGAGCGACCTCCCGCTCGCGGCCTTCGCGCTCCTCGCGCTCGGCTGCTTCGTCCGCGCGCTCGACACCCGAAAACCGCGCTCCCTCCACGCCGGCGTGCTCGCGTTCGCGCTCGCAGTCACCACGAAGGAATACGTCCTCGTCTACGTCGTGACGTGGCTCGGCGCGCTCGTACTCCTCGCCGACCATCGACTGTTCGGTTGCGGTCTCCCGACCGACTGGCGGGGGCGGCTCCGCGTGCGCATCCGATCGGCCCGACCGGCGCTCCGACGCTGGCTCCCCCACCTCCTCGCGAGCTTCGTGGCGTTCCTCGTCGTCGTGGTCTACTTCTACGCCCCGCGGACCGGCCCGAACGGCGGTCCGGGGTTCGACGACCTCTTCGCCGATCCGACGGTGCTGCCGGCGGTGGTCGGCGAGGCGACCATCGGGTCGTGGCAGGCCTTCGTCTCGCTCTGGGTCGGCGGCGGCCACCAAGACCACGCCTACCTCCCGTTCCTCGGGAGCGCCGCCGAGACCCTCTTCGTCGGTTCGGGCGCGCTGGCGGTGCTCTCGGTGGTCGGCTTCCTCGTCGACCGCTACGCGGACGACGGCCCGCGCGACCTCGTCGCCTTCTGTTTCTACTGGGGGTTTGTCAGCGTGCTCGGCTATCCCATCATCGCCGACATCGCCGCGCCCTGGACGGTCCTCCACGCCGTGGTCCCGCTCGCGGTGCCGGCGGCGGTCGGGGTGGGCGCGCTCTACCGCCGGGGTTACACGGCGCTCGCCAGCGAGAACCGCCCCGCCGTCGCCGCGGTCGCAGTCATGGGATTGCTCGTCGTGGGTCAGGTCGGGTTCGTCGCCACCACGGACGTCTACCTCGACGACCAGTCCGACGCCAACCCCCTCGTGCAGTACGCCCAGCCCGCGAGCGACCTCCATCCCGCACTCCACGAGATGGAGTCGGTGAGCGCCGCGAATTCGGGGACCGACCTCCTGCTCTACGGCGACTTCCTCGTGGCCAACACCACTGGCACCCGCGAGCCCGGCTGTTCGGAGTGGTTCGACGTCCTCCCGCTGCCGTGGTACTTCGAGGCCGAGGACGTACGCGTCGCGTGCGCCCGGAACGACTCGGCGTTCGAGTCGGCGATGAACCGGAGCCATCCGCCGGTCGTGGTGAGCCTCAGTTCGGATGCCGACTCGCTCGAACCCCGGCTCGCCGGCTACGAGGCCTATCCCGAGGTCATCCGGACGCAGGACACCAGCCGGACCAACATCACGGTCTTCGTCGAGGGGGCCGCAGCGAACGCGAGCGATACGCCTTAATCCCGTGCGTCGAAACCCGGAGCCATGAAACTCAGCACCCCCGGTCCGGTGGTCGGCGTCGTCGGCGGCGGGCAGCTCGGTCGGATGCTCGGCGAGGCCGCCGGCCCGCTCGGCGTCGAACTGGTCGCGAGCGACCCGACGCCCGACCCGCCCGCGAGCCCCGTGGTGAGCGAGACCGTCGAGGGGGACTTCGACGACGCCGAGACCATCGACGAACTCGCCGAACGCGCCGACGTCCTGACCTACGAGATCGAACTCGCCGACCCCGACAAACTCGAACGTGCGAGCGAGAAACACGGCGTTCCCGTCCATCCCGCCCCCGAAACCCTCCGGACGATCCAGGACAAACTCGTCCAGAAGCGTCGCCTCGGTGAGGCTGGGATCCCGGTCCCCGAGTTCCGCGCGGTCGAGAGCGCCGACGACCTCCGCGAGGCCCTCGACGACCTCGGCTACCCGGGGATGCTCAAGGCCCGCGAGGGAGGCTACGACGGCCGTGGGAACGTCCCCGTCGACTCGCCCGACGACGTCGACGAGGCGTTCGAAGCGATCGACGGCCCGGCGATGATAGAGGAACACGTTCCGTTCGACCGGGAACTCTCGGTGATCGGGGTTCGGGGTGCCGACGAGCACCGGGTGTTCACCCCGGGTGAGAACGTTCACGAAGAAGAGATCCTGCGTGAGACGGTGATCCCGGCACGGGTCTCCGACGAGGTTCGTGAACGCGCGAAAGCCGTCGCACGCGACGTCCTCGACTTTTTGGATGGACGTGGCGTGTTCGGCATCGAACTCTTCGAGACAAACGGGGAGATCTCGGTCAACGAGATCGCGCCCCGGCCCCACAACTCCGGGCACTGGACCATCGAGGGCGCGCGGACCTCCCAGTTCGAACAGCACATTCGGGCCGTGCTCGGCTGGCCGCTCGGCGCGACCGACACCCGCGAGACGACGGTCATGAAGAACTTCTTGGGGGACGTCGACGAGCCGAAACCCGCCGAACTCGACGGGATCGAGGCCATCCTCGAAGACGCCGCCGCGAACGTCCACTGGTACGGCAAACGCGAGGCGCGCCCGCTCCGGAAGATGGGCCACGTCACGCTGACCGACGGCGAGCGCTCGCCCGACGACCTGCTCGCGCACGCTCGCGACCTCGTGGACGCGACGACGTTTCACTGAGTCGGGCGAGGGTTAATCCCGCACCGCGGCGAGTGGGCCGTATGACCTCACGGGACGTGAACCTCGACGAGATCGAACGTCGGCGCGACCGCCTCGTCGAGCGGTTCGGCGACGCACCCGTGGTCGAGCGTCACGACACGCCGGCACCCGACGTCTTCGAGGAGTGGATCGAGCTCTCCGAGACCGGGTATCTTGGCAGTGCGTACGCCCTCGTCAGGCGACCGCCCGAGAAGCTTCCCTCGCTCACGGAGTCGATGGCGGTGGATGGGGAGGAGCGCGAGCGCGTGCTGTTGATACTCGGTCGTGGCGGCTCGAAATGGGGCGTTCCGGGTGGCGGCCAGGAGGACGAGGAGACGATGGCGGAGACCGTACTGCGGGAAGTCGAAGAAGAGGTCGGTATCGACATCGCCCTCACCGGGATCGGCCATATGCGTCACGAGATCGCCACCTGTGAGGGCTACGACGAGCGCCTCCACGTCCTCCGGGTGTTCTTTCGGGCCGACTACGTTGACGGGTCGATCACGATCCAGCCCGGCGAGCTGAACGGGGCGGTGTGGTTCGCCGACCCGCCGGAACCGGAACGGCTGTCGTCCTCGACGCAACGACTGCTCGACGGCTGGCGAACGGCGTAGCGCACCGCCGACCGTCGCGCGACCGCAACGGCGAAGACCCGCCGACCGCATCCCCTCGCATGGCCGACGACATCGACGCGCTGATCGAGGAGCTGTACGAGGAAGCCGACGAGAACCGACCCGAGGCAGAGACGCCCGACGTGGGGATAATCATGGGCTCCGATTCCGACCTCGACACGATGGCCGGGGCGTACGAAGCGCTCTTCGACCTCGGATTCTCCGAGGTGACTGTGGACGGAACTCCCGAAAACCGATTCACCTTCGAGAGTTACGTCGTCTCCGCCCATCGAACTCCTGAACTGATGTACGCCTACGCCGAGACCGCCGCCGACCGTGGGCTCTCGGTCATCATCGCGGGCGCGGGCGGGAAGTCCGCCGATCTCCCGAACATGACCGCCTCGATCGCGTTCCCGGTGTCCGTGATCGGGGTGCCAGTGCAAGAGAAGTCCGTGGATTCGGTGATCGGGATGCCGACCGGCGCGCCCATCGTCGCGGTCGACGCCGGAAAGTCCTACAACGCGGGTCTCTCGGCGGTCCAGGTCCTCGCGAGCGAACACGACGAGCTCGCGGAGCGGCTCGTCGAGTACCACGACGACCTCGTGAGCGGGGTCGCGGACGTCTCGCGGGCGCTCCACGACCGGGGGATCGAGGGCTTCCGCGAGCGCGACGGATAGCCGGTCGAACGTGGGATGCGACCGGGTTTCGGGCCGACGTCGGTGGGAAAGAATCAATCCTTATATGAGTGGGTTCCCAAGCCCGAACACGAGACAGACCACATGAATCAATGGATAGCCGTCGGGGCGCTGGCGCTGGTCGCGATCGTCATCCCGCTGTCGTTCATCGTGATATCGAGCCTGTTGCGACCCAGCGTTCCCGAACAAGGAAAGACCGCGGTCTACGAGTCGGGCGAGGTCCCGACCGGCGACACCCGGATCCGGTTCAACATCCAGTACTACATGGTCGCGTTGCTGTTCCTCGTCTTCGACATCGAGACGGTCCTGATCTTCCCCTGGACCGTCATCTACCGCGACGCGGTCGCGGAGTTCGGGCTGGCCTCGACGCTCGGCCCGA
Encoded proteins:
- a CDS encoding 5-(carboxyamino)imidazole ribonucleotide synthase; its protein translation is MKLSTPGPVVGVVGGGQLGRMLGEAAGPLGVELVASDPTPDPPASPVVSETVEGDFDDAETIDELAERADVLTYEIELADPDKLERASEKHGVPVHPAPETLRTIQDKLVQKRRLGEAGIPVPEFRAVESADDLREALDDLGYPGMLKAREGGYDGRGNVPVDSPDDVDEAFEAIDGPAMIEEHVPFDRELSVIGVRGADEHRVFTPGENVHEEEILRETVIPARVSDEVRERAKAVARDVLDFLDGRGVFGIELFETNGEISVNEIAPRPHNSGHWTIEGARTSQFEQHIRAVLGWPLGATDTRETTVMKNFLGDVDEPKPAELDGIEAILEDAAANVHWYGKREARPLRKMGHVTLTDGERSPDDLLAHARDLVDATTFH
- a CDS encoding NUDIX hydrolase — translated: MTSRDVNLDEIERRRDRLVERFGDAPVVERHDTPAPDVFEEWIELSETGYLGSAYALVRRPPEKLPSLTESMAVDGEERERVLLILGRGGSKWGVPGGGQEDEETMAETVLREVEEEVGIDIALTGIGHMRHEIATCEGYDERLHVLRVFFRADYVDGSITIQPGELNGAVWFADPPEPERLSSSTQRLLDGWRTA
- the purE gene encoding 5-(carboxyamino)imidazole ribonucleotide mutase, which produces MADDIDALIEELYEEADENRPEAETPDVGIIMGSDSDLDTMAGAYEALFDLGFSEVTVDGTPENRFTFESYVVSAHRTPELMYAYAETAADRGLSVIIAGAGGKSADLPNMTASIAFPVSVIGVPVQEKSVDSVIGMPTGAPIVAVDAGKSYNAGLSAVQVLASEHDELAERLVEYHDDLVSGVADVSRALHDRGIEGFRERDG
- a CDS encoding NADH-quinone oxidoreductase subunit A: MNQWIAVGALALVAIVIPLSFIVISSLLRPSVPEQGKTAVYESGEVPTGDTRIRFNIQYYMVALLFLVFDIETVLIFPWTVIYRDAVAEFGLASTLGPMLVFIAVLVLGLAWAWRNGAVEWVRNEQPNTQRTRQ